The Pseudomonas parafulva genome includes a window with the following:
- a CDS encoding Pr6Pr family membrane protein, producing MRRHPWLSTLAMLGWLGLSVQVYLVLWGRWQEQASLIGGLINVFGYFTVLTNTLVATVLSYAAFGREGASKRFFLSPVVSSAVAASIVLVALAYSLLLRHLWQPEGWQWLADELLHDVMPALYVLYWWFEVPKGRLRLHHLGLWAFYPAVYFAYALWRGSEIGVYAYPFIDVATLGYGQVMINALGVLAGFWAIAGVLLILDRWRAG from the coding sequence ATGCGGCGTCACCCGTGGTTGAGCACCCTGGCCATGCTGGGCTGGCTGGGCCTGAGCGTGCAGGTGTACTTGGTGTTGTGGGGGCGATGGCAGGAGCAGGCGAGCCTGATAGGTGGGCTGATCAACGTGTTCGGCTACTTCACGGTGCTGACCAATACGCTGGTGGCCACTGTCCTGAGCTACGCCGCATTTGGCCGGGAAGGGGCGAGCAAGCGCTTTTTCCTGTCTCCTGTGGTCAGCTCGGCAGTGGCGGCGAGCATCGTGCTGGTGGCGTTGGCGTATAGCCTGTTGTTGCGCCATCTGTGGCAGCCGGAGGGTTGGCAATGGTTGGCAGACGAGCTGTTGCATGACGTCATGCCAGCGCTTTACGTCTTGTATTGGTGGTTCGAGGTGCCCAAGGGGCGGTTACGGCTGCACCACCTTGGGTTATGGGCGTTCTATCCTGCCGTCTATTTCGCCTATGCGTTGTGGCGCGGCAGTGAGATTGGCGTCTACGCCTATCCTTTCATCGACGTCGCCACCTTGGGGTACGGCCAGGTGATGATCAATGCGCTGGGTGTGCTGGCAGGGTTTTGGGCAATCGCCGGGGTGCTGCTCATTCTGGACAGGTGGCGGGCGGGGTGA
- a CDS encoding VF530 family DNA-binding protein has protein sequence MSTAQHNALHGKTLEQILTELVAHYQWQGLAERIDVRCFKSNPTVKSSLTFLRKTPWAREKVEQLYIKLQRQA, from the coding sequence ATGAGCACTGCCCAACACAACGCGTTGCACGGTAAGACCCTCGAGCAGATCCTCACCGAGCTGGTCGCCCACTATCAATGGCAGGGGCTGGCCGAGCGCATCGATGTGCGCTGCTTCAAGAGCAACCCGACGGTCAAGTCGAGCCTTACCTTTCTGCGCAAGACCCCATGGGCCCGCGAGAAGGTCGAGCAGCTGTACATCAAGCTGCAGCGCCAGGCCTGA
- a CDS encoding TonB-dependent receptor, producing MVHSPLRLSPLALALCMVTSYSQGVELSPQVITANPLGSAQLASPSTVLEGTDLLQQQHSSLGETLNRQPGVASTWFGPGASRPIIRGLDGDRIRLLRNGVGALDASSLSYDHAVPLDPVTVERIEIVRGPAALLYGGNAIGGVVNTFDNRIPDTPIDGIQGAGELRYGGADTTRSSAGKLEAGNGAFALHVDANARQYNDLRIPGFARSAQVRDADTPGSKHRLENSDGRQDGGALGGAYHWDHGYAGLSYSRYDSNYGSVAEPGVRLDMEQDHYAFASQFRDLDGPFSSVKLDAGYTDYQHREIEEGEVHTTFKNKGYEARVEARHQPLGPVEGVLGAQVSRNEFSALGEEAFVPHTDTDTFALFLLEQWHATDRLDLSLGARMEHTRVDPDGKGNAQFAEADSASSFNAFSLSSGAVYQLDSIWSLAANLGYTERAPTFYELYANGAHVATGAYEVGDASLSKEKAFSGDLALRFDNGTHKGSVGVFYSHFRNYIGLIGTGNLREGHDHEHEGEDHDHDHDGIPEYQYQGVRARFYGIEAQDRWQLAQNRYGSFALELSGDYTRAKNLDSGEPLPRIAPLRLNSGLVWELDRWQARVDVEHAAAQHRKPANETRTDGYTTLGASVGYRFDVGHSQWLAFVRGENLTDQTVRYASSILRDIAPAPGRSVEVGLRTTF from the coding sequence ATGGTGCACTCACCGCTTCGCCTGTCTCCGCTTGCACTCGCACTTTGCATGGTCACCTCCTACAGTCAGGGGGTTGAACTTTCGCCCCAAGTCATCACTGCCAACCCGCTAGGCAGCGCCCAGTTGGCCAGCCCCAGCACGGTGCTGGAAGGCACCGACCTGCTGCAACAACAGCACAGCAGCCTGGGGGAAACCCTGAACCGACAGCCAGGTGTGGCCTCCACTTGGTTCGGGCCAGGGGCCAGCCGCCCGATCATCCGAGGCCTGGACGGGGATCGCATTCGCCTGCTGCGCAATGGCGTAGGCGCGCTGGATGCCTCGTCGTTGTCCTACGACCACGCCGTGCCCCTTGACCCCGTCACCGTCGAACGCATCGAGATCGTCCGGGGCCCCGCTGCCCTGCTGTATGGTGGCAATGCCATTGGTGGCGTGGTGAACACGTTCGACAACCGCATTCCTGATACCCCTATCGACGGCATCCAGGGAGCCGGCGAGTTGCGCTACGGTGGCGCCGACACCACACGCAGCAGTGCCGGCAAGCTGGAGGCCGGCAACGGCGCCTTCGCTTTGCACGTGGATGCCAATGCCCGTCAGTACAATGACTTGCGCATCCCAGGCTTTGCTCGCAGCGCTCAGGTACGCGATGCCGACACCCCAGGCAGCAAGCATCGCCTGGAAAACAGCGACGGTCGCCAGGACGGCGGCGCGCTGGGCGGTGCCTATCACTGGGACCACGGTTATGCTGGCCTGTCCTACAGCCGTTATGACAGTAACTACGGTTCGGTGGCCGAGCCCGGCGTTCGGCTGGACATGGAGCAGGACCACTATGCTTTCGCCTCGCAGTTTCGCGACCTGGACGGCCCGTTCAGCTCGGTGAAGCTCGATGCCGGGTATACCGATTACCAGCACCGTGAAATCGAAGAAGGCGAAGTCCACACCACGTTCAAGAACAAGGGCTACGAGGCCCGTGTCGAGGCCCGCCACCAACCCCTGGGTCCCGTCGAAGGCGTGCTGGGCGCGCAAGTCAGCCGCAACGAATTCTCAGCCCTGGGCGAAGAAGCGTTCGTGCCGCATACCGATACCGACACCTTTGCACTGTTCTTGCTGGAGCAATGGCACGCCACTGATCGGTTGGACTTGAGCCTCGGGGCTCGGATGGAACACACCCGCGTCGACCCGGACGGCAAGGGTAACGCGCAGTTTGCAGAAGCCGACAGCGCCAGTAGCTTCAATGCCTTTAGCCTGTCGTCGGGCGCCGTGTATCAACTTGACTCGATCTGGTCGCTCGCCGCCAACCTGGGCTACACCGAGCGGGCGCCCACCTTTTATGAGCTCTATGCCAACGGCGCGCATGTGGCCACCGGTGCCTATGAAGTGGGCGATGCCAGCCTGAGCAAGGAAAAAGCGTTCTCGGGGGACTTGGCACTGCGCTTTGACAACGGCACGCACAAAGGCAGCGTGGGCGTTTTCTACAGCCATTTTCGCAACTATATCGGCCTGATCGGCACCGGCAACCTGCGCGAAGGTCACGATCATGAGCATGAAGGCGAAGACCATGATCATGACCATGACGGCATTCCCGAATACCAGTACCAAGGTGTTCGAGCCCGCTTCTACGGCATCGAAGCGCAAGACCGGTGGCAGTTGGCGCAGAACCGCTATGGCAGCTTTGCGCTTGAGCTGTCGGGTGACTATACCCGTGCCAAGAACCTCGATTCCGGCGAGCCCCTGCCACGAATCGCACCGTTGCGCTTGAACAGCGGGCTGGTGTGGGAGCTTGACCGCTGGCAGGCGCGGGTGGACGTTGAGCACGCCGCCGCTCAACACCGCAAGCCGGCCAATGAAACCCGCACCGATGGCTATACCACCCTGGGCGCCAGCGTGGGGTATCGCTTCGACGTGGGCCACAGCCAGTGGCTGGCATTCGTGCGTGGCGAGAACCTGACGGATCAGACGGTGCGTTATGCCAGCTCGATCCTGCGCGATATCGCACCTGCGCCGGGACGAAGCGTGGAAGTCGGCCTGCGCACCACCTTCTGA
- a CDS encoding glucose/quinate/shikimate family membrane-bound PQQ-dependent dehydrogenase — translation MSTEGAKTGSRWLPRLIGVLLLLMGLALLAGGIKLSQVGGSLYYLIAGIGFAVSGALLLAQRRIGLGVYAVVLLGSTVWALLEVGLDWWQLVPRLALWFAIGVVLLLPWSRRPLIGPASKANTALLTVAVVASGACAVASQFTHPGEVYGELGRDTSEMASTAPAMPDGEWHAYGRTEHGDRYSPLRQITAQNAHRLEEAWRIRTGDLPSDNDPVELTNENTPLKANGMLYACTAHSRVLALDPDTGAEIWRYDPQIKSPVGTFKGFAHMTCRGVSYYDENRYVSLDGSPAPTISEAGKAVAQACPRRLYLPTADARLIAINADNGKVCEGFANQGSVDLTTGLGPFTPGGYYSTSPVAITRDLVIIGGHVTDNESTSEPSGVIRAYDVHDGRLVWNWDSNNPDDTAPLAPGKMYSRNSANMWSIASVDEDLGMIYLPLGNQTPDQWGADRTPGAEKYSAGVVALDLATGKARWNYQFTHHDLWDMDVGSQPTLVSLKTDDGVKPAVIVPTKQGSLYVLDRRDGTPIVPIREIPTPQGAVKGDHTSPTQARSDLNLLGPELTEQAMWGATPFDQMLCRIQFRELRYEGQYTPPSEQGSLIYPGNVGVFNWGSVSVDPVRQLLFTSPNYMAFVSKMIPREQVADGSKRESETSGVQPNTGAPYAVTMHPFMSPLGVPCQAPAWGYVAAIDLFTNKVVWKHKNGTTRDSTPVPIGLPVGVPSMGGSIVTAGGVGFLSGTLDQYLRAYDVNNGKELWKARLPAGGQATPMTYTGKDGKQYVLIVAGGHGSLGTKMGDYIIAYKLAE, via the coding sequence ATGAGCACTGAAGGTGCCAAAACGGGAAGCCGCTGGCTCCCCCGCCTGATCGGCGTCCTGCTGTTGTTGATGGGGCTGGCACTGCTGGCCGGCGGCATCAAGTTGAGTCAGGTGGGCGGGTCGCTGTATTACCTGATCGCCGGCATCGGCTTTGCCGTGTCTGGCGCCCTGCTGCTGGCCCAGCGCCGTATCGGCCTGGGTGTCTACGCCGTCGTATTGTTGGGCAGTACGGTCTGGGCACTGCTCGAAGTGGGCCTGGACTGGTGGCAACTGGTGCCGCGTCTGGCCCTCTGGTTCGCCATCGGCGTGGTGCTGTTGCTGCCCTGGTCGCGCCGCCCGTTGATCGGGCCAGCCAGCAAAGCCAACACGGCGCTGCTCACCGTTGCCGTGGTGGCTTCGGGTGCCTGCGCCGTCGCCAGTCAGTTCACCCACCCCGGTGAGGTGTATGGCGAACTGGGTCGCGACACCAGCGAAATGGCCAGCACCGCCCCGGCCATGCCCGACGGCGAGTGGCATGCCTACGGCCGCACCGAGCACGGCGACCGTTACTCACCGCTGCGCCAGATCACCGCGCAAAACGCCCATCGCCTTGAAGAGGCCTGGCGTATCCGCACCGGCGATTTGCCCAGTGACAACGACCCGGTGGAACTGACCAACGAAAACACGCCGCTCAAGGCCAACGGCATGCTCTATGCCTGCACCGCGCACAGCCGCGTGCTGGCCTTGGATCCGGATACCGGTGCTGAAATCTGGCGCTACGACCCGCAGATCAAAAGCCCGGTAGGCACCTTCAAGGGTTTCGCCCACATGACTTGCCGTGGCGTTTCGTACTATGACGAAAACCGCTACGTAAGCCTTGACGGTAGCCCTGCGCCTACTATCAGCGAGGCTGGCAAGGCCGTGGCTCAGGCCTGCCCGCGCCGTCTTTATCTGCCAACTGCCGACGCACGCCTGATCGCCATCAATGCCGACAACGGCAAGGTCTGCGAAGGCTTTGCCAACCAGGGCAGCGTCGACCTGACCACCGGTCTTGGGCCATTCACGCCAGGTGGCTACTACTCCACGTCGCCTGTGGCCATCACTCGCGATCTGGTGATCATTGGCGGTCACGTGACCGACAACGAATCGACCAGCGAGCCGTCCGGCGTGATCCGCGCCTACGACGTACACGACGGCCGCCTGGTGTGGAACTGGGACAGCAACAACCCCGACGACACCGCACCACTGGCACCGGGCAAGATGTACAGCCGCAACTCGGCCAACATGTGGTCGATTGCCAGCGTCGACGAAGACCTGGGCATGATCTACCTGCCACTGGGCAACCAGACGCCGGACCAATGGGGTGCTGACCGTACGCCAGGCGCCGAGAAATACAGCGCCGGCGTGGTCGCACTGGACCTGGCGACCGGCAAGGCACGCTGGAACTACCAGTTCACCCACCATGACCTGTGGGACATGGACGTGGGCAGCCAGCCTACCCTGGTATCGCTGAAGACCGACGATGGCGTCAAGCCAGCGGTCATCGTGCCGACCAAGCAGGGCAGCCTGTACGTGCTGGACCGTCGTGACGGTACGCCGATCGTGCCGATCCGTGAAATCCCGACGCCACAAGGCGCGGTCAAGGGCGATCACACCTCGCCAACTCAGGCCCGTTCGGACCTCAATCTGCTCGGCCCTGAGCTGACCGAACAGGCCATGTGGGGCGCCACGCCGTTCGACCAGATGCTGTGCCGCATCCAGTTCCGCGAACTGCGCTACGAAGGCCAGTACACCCCGCCGTCCGAGCAGGGCTCGCTGATCTACCCAGGCAACGTAGGTGTGTTCAACTGGGGCAGTGTCTCGGTCGACCCGGTGCGCCAACTGCTGTTCACATCGCCCAACTACATGGCGTTCGTCTCCAAGATGATCCCCCGTGAGCAGGTTGCTGACGGTAGCAAGCGTGAGAGCGAGACCAGCGGCGTGCAACCGAACACCGGCGCACCTTATGCCGTGACCATGCACCCGTTCATGTCGCCGCTGGGCGTGCCGTGCCAGGCGCCTGCCTGGGGCTATGTAGCCGCCATCGACCTGTTCACCAACAAGGTGGTCTGGAAGCACAAGAACGGCACCACCCGCGACAGCACGCCGGTGCCGATCGGCCTGCCGGTTGGCGTACCCAGCATGGGCGGCTCGATCGTCACCGCCGGCGGCGTAGGCTTCCTGAGCGGTACGCTGGACCAGTACCTGCGCGCCTATGACGTCAACAACGGCAAGGAATTGTGGAAAGCCCGCCTGCCAGCAGGCGGCCAGGCCACTCCAATGACCTACACCGGCAAGGACGGCAAGCAGTACGTGCTGATCGTGGCCGGCGGTCACGGCTCGCTGGGCACCAAGATGGGCGACTACATCATCGCCTACAAACTCGCCGAGTAA
- a CDS encoding siderophore-interacting protein — MSEAIHRVNHEIRQRRLNVLRVTDLTPRMRRVTLGGAELQGFISLGTDDHIKLLFAETAEQQQAIDARALGREGGERPIMREYTPRRIDLQANELDIDFVLHGDGPASTWAAQAAPGQTLDIAGPRASMVVPDIFDAYLLIGDETALPAIGRRLEALPAGRRVVAVIQVHDEQERQPLPSQAQVDVIWSVRGRDDLVATVEALPLPEGALYAWVALEKSLTREVKTLLISKGVAQDALKAAAYWRAEGSASDD, encoded by the coding sequence ATGAGTGAAGCCATTCACCGCGTCAACCACGAGATTCGCCAGCGCCGCCTGAACGTGCTGCGCGTGACCGACCTGACCCCGCGAATGCGGCGCGTGACATTGGGCGGCGCTGAGCTGCAGGGCTTCATCAGCCTAGGCACGGATGACCATATCAAGCTGCTGTTTGCCGAGACTGCCGAGCAGCAGCAAGCCATTGATGCCCGGGCACTGGGTCGGGAAGGTGGCGAGCGGCCCATCATGCGCGAATACACCCCCCGGCGCATCGACTTGCAGGCCAACGAACTGGACATCGACTTCGTGCTGCACGGCGATGGCCCTGCTTCGACCTGGGCGGCGCAAGCGGCACCGGGGCAAACCCTGGATATCGCCGGGCCGCGCGCCTCGATGGTGGTCCCGGACATTTTCGATGCCTACCTGCTGATCGGCGATGAAACCGCCTTGCCCGCCATCGGCCGCCGTCTTGAAGCCCTGCCTGCGGGGCGACGGGTGGTGGCCGTCATCCAGGTTCACGATGAGCAGGAGCGTCAGCCCTTGCCGAGCCAGGCGCAGGTGGACGTGATCTGGTCGGTACGGGGGCGGGACGACCTGGTGGCCACGGTCGAGGCTTTGCCATTACCCGAAGGGGCCTTGTACGCCTGGGTGGCGCTGGAAAAGAGCCTGACGCGTGAGGTCAAGACGCTGCTGATCAGCAAAGGCGTAGCTCAAGACGCCCTCAAAGCCGCCGCCTACTGGCGCGCGGAAGGTTCAGCGAGCGATGACTGA
- a CDS encoding carbohydrate porin: MLQLPKSCYLGLALATLANAAHANEPFASDSPWMFGDWAGHRTALLDQGYDFTLGYTGEMGSNLRGGYGHDRTARYSDQFTFGSHMDLEKIFGWHDAEFQLTVTERHGQNISNDRINDPRVGGFTSAQEVWGRGQTWRLTQLWVKQNYFDGALDVKFGRFGEGEDFNSFPCDFQNLAFCGSQVGNWVGGIWYNWPVSQWALRVRYNLSDSLFAQVGVFEQNPSNLDSGNGFKLSGSGTQGAVMPIELVWSPRIKGMKGEYRAGYYYSNAKASDVLKDNDGQAAAISGAAYRSSSSKHGVWLGAQQQVTALASDGWRGLSVFANATMHDKKTNAIDNYVQAGLVFKGPFDRRAKDDIGLAIARVHVNPAYRKNARLANKAAGLYDYDNPGFLPVQDTEYSAELYYGIHLADWLTVRPNLQYIRHPGGVSQVDNALVGGLKIQSTF; the protein is encoded by the coding sequence ATGCTTCAACTGCCAAAATCCTGCTACCTCGGCCTCGCCCTGGCGACCCTGGCCAACGCAGCCCATGCCAACGAGCCATTTGCCAGTGACTCTCCCTGGATGTTTGGTGACTGGGCCGGGCACCGTACCGCCTTGCTTGACCAGGGTTACGACTTCACCTTGGGCTACACAGGCGAAATGGGTAGCAACCTGCGCGGTGGCTACGGCCACGACCGCACTGCCCGCTACAGTGATCAGTTCACCTTCGGCAGCCACATGGACCTGGAAAAGATCTTCGGCTGGCACGACGCCGAATTCCAGCTCACGGTCACCGAGCGCCACGGCCAGAACATCAGCAACGACCGCATCAATGACCCCCGCGTGGGTGGCTTCACCTCGGCGCAGGAGGTATGGGGCCGCGGCCAGACTTGGCGCCTGACGCAGCTATGGGTCAAGCAGAACTATTTCGACGGCGCGCTGGACGTCAAGTTTGGCCGCTTTGGCGAAGGCGAAGACTTCAATAGCTTCCCCTGCGACTTCCAGAACCTGGCCTTCTGTGGCTCTCAGGTGGGCAACTGGGTAGGCGGCATCTGGTACAACTGGCCCGTCAGCCAGTGGGCCTTGCGCGTGCGTTACAACCTCAGCGACAGCCTCTTCGCCCAGGTTGGCGTATTCGAGCAGAACCCGTCCAACCTGGATTCGGGCAACGGCTTCAAACTCAGCGGCAGTGGCACCCAGGGCGCCGTCATGCCAATCGAACTGGTGTGGAGCCCGCGCATCAAAGGCATGAAGGGGGAATATCGCGCCGGGTACTACTACAGTAATGCCAAGGCAAGCGATGTACTCAAGGATAACGACGGGCAGGCGGCAGCGATCAGCGGTGCCGCCTACCGCAGCAGCTCAAGCAAGCACGGCGTGTGGCTGGGCGCCCAGCAGCAGGTGACTGCGCTGGCATCGGACGGCTGGCGTGGTTTGAGCGTATTCGCCAACGCCACGATGCATGACAAGAAAACCAATGCCATCGACAACTATGTGCAGGCTGGACTGGTATTCAAAGGGCCGTTCGACAGGCGGGCCAAGGACGACATCGGCCTTGCAATCGCCCGTGTGCATGTCAACCCGGCCTATCGCAAGAATGCTCGGCTGGCCAACAAGGCCGCTGGGCTTTACGACTATGACAACCCAGGCTTCTTACCCGTACAGGACACCGAATACAGCGCTGAGCTGTATTACGGCATCCATCTTGCCGACTGGCTCACGGTGCGACCTAACCTGCAATACATCCGCCACCCCGGAGGCGTGTCGCAGGTCGACAACGCCCTGGTCGGCGGCTTGAAGATTCAAAGCACTTTCTAA
- a CDS encoding PadR family transcriptional regulator: protein MRDSEYFERKPGRGERGPRVFAPGDLKLLLLSLLGEQPGHGYDLIRQIEKRFEGSYTPSPGVIYPTLNFLEEAELIQGQPQGSKRLYTITDTGRSALTEQAVALDGLRVRIEVSKHALRGHDRPAEIHEAVGNLRHALHMHHGRWTPEEIERVRDLLNVTAKAIAGGPHAPDQESVDE from the coding sequence ATGCGCGATTCTGAGTACTTCGAACGCAAACCCGGCCGCGGCGAACGCGGCCCTCGGGTGTTCGCCCCGGGCGATCTGAAACTACTGCTGCTCTCACTGTTGGGCGAACAGCCAGGACACGGTTACGACCTGATCAGGCAAATCGAAAAGCGCTTCGAAGGCAGCTATACGCCAAGCCCAGGTGTGATCTATCCCACGCTCAACTTTCTGGAGGAGGCCGAACTCATCCAGGGCCAACCTCAAGGCAGCAAGCGGCTGTACACCATTACCGACACGGGTCGCAGCGCCTTGACCGAGCAGGCCGTGGCACTGGACGGGTTACGCGTGCGTATCGAAGTCAGCAAGCATGCCCTGCGGGGCCACGACCGCCCTGCTGAGATTCACGAGGCCGTGGGCAATCTGCGCCACGCCTTGCACATGCACCATGGCCGCTGGACACCCGAGGAAATCGAGCGAGTCCGCGACCTGCTCAACGTAACCGCCAAGGCCATTGCTGGCGGCCCCCATGCCCCTGACCAGGAGAGCGTCGATGAGTGA